From Chlamydiota bacterium, a single genomic window includes:
- a CDS encoding PEGA domain-containing protein: MSVSTAKRASGTRLLGALLCALAFASPRPAQCQYGWVHVTTLPEASSAIWLDFVFDTGIKTNEVIGPVSSGTHQIYVVPPDGTPVPGPREVAVATGATSTVEFDIATGTGSIIVSSLPETGGDIYLDYGSTEQVTDATLDDVAAGTHYLLLRKAGCVKPGYQAVVVEASASTEVVMYLEQAASTTSAVLGVDSVPPGAEIYLDYISLSEFTNSTVSSEIGYGTHDVTVTLPGYLVPPSQTVELSAGTPSTELLFVLVEEPTITPTPTETPTSTPTPTPTATITPGGPTLTPTATATETPTATPTITPGGPTVTPTPTPTPDLGVGSVNVYTTPVAGADILLDYAATGQTTNSTLAQVQAGSHVVSVSLEGMYPAQAPQDVWVVGSASTDVVFVLTEATGALEVRASPEASAEIYLDYKNTGLLTDDTIGDVGVGTHYVTVRKDGMVPPGVVAAAVTAGSTTTVEFELWAATESCPITVESVPTGAEIYLDYIGTGQVTNDTLAEVGYGTHAVTVLLPGYLKPPPQTVELSASTCATTLVFTLVEAETPTVTPTPTITPTPTITPTPTITPTPTITPPPTITPTPTITPTRTPTPVLPTPTPDLSYGWIGVSTTPVPGSAIFLDFIFDTGLDTNAVIGPVASGVHNVLVEPLDPTPIPAPKAVAVLEGATSEVWFDLGLGMGLIDVTSSPETGARIYLDYADTGLETNDTIANVPVGTHFVSIRKDGFDPPGVQTAEVLAGETTSVAFELPPAGLCPVTVTSDPNQAEVYLDYIPTGQLTDVVLAGIGYGKHDVTVRRSGYLLPPPQTVELSASTCATSVHFALVEEPPTATPTPGPTATPTAPPPPPPTPTPFPGGLKVWLNNAALRPGDTFEVAVSFTDSVIDFDGYMVIVRSDGRAWSILQGNRLVEALLPIVADAMEIHYPWGPVTVLRMQVPYGVPGYYAVYGAILPPGTPPTLQNARGPFSQLDIEPFYVSP; encoded by the coding sequence ATGTCCGTTTCGACAGCGAAACGCGCCAGTGGGACACGACTACTGGGCGCCCTTCTGTGCGCGCTGGCCTTCGCCTCCCCCCGCCCGGCGCAATGCCAGTACGGCTGGGTGCACGTCACGACCCTCCCCGAGGCCAGTTCCGCGATCTGGCTCGACTTCGTATTCGACACCGGCATCAAGACGAACGAGGTCATCGGTCCGGTCTCCTCCGGCACGCACCAGATCTACGTGGTTCCCCCCGACGGTACTCCCGTTCCCGGCCCCCGCGAAGTGGCGGTCGCCACCGGGGCCACCTCCACCGTTGAGTTCGACATCGCCACGGGGACGGGCTCCATCATCGTCTCGTCCCTCCCGGAGACGGGCGGAGACATCTACCTTGACTACGGTTCCACGGAACAGGTCACCGACGCCACGCTTGACGACGTCGCGGCGGGGACGCACTACCTGCTGCTGCGAAAGGCCGGGTGCGTGAAGCCGGGATACCAGGCGGTGGTGGTGGAGGCGAGCGCCTCGACAGAGGTCGTGATGTACCTCGAGCAGGCCGCCTCGACGACCTCGGCCGTCCTGGGCGTGGATTCGGTGCCGCCCGGGGCGGAGATCTATCTCGACTACATCAGTCTCTCGGAGTTCACGAACAGCACGGTCTCCTCGGAGATCGGCTACGGGACGCACGACGTGACGGTGACGCTGCCGGGGTATCTCGTGCCGCCGTCGCAGACAGTCGAGCTTTCGGCGGGCACCCCCTCCACGGAGCTCCTGTTCGTGCTCGTCGAGGAGCCCACCATCACCCCGACGCCGACGGAGACGCCGACATCGACGCCGACGCCGACGCCGACGGCGACGATCACGCCCGGGGGTCCCACGCTGACGCCTACGGCGACCGCGACGGAGACGCCGACGGCCACGCCCACGATCACGCCCGGGGGGCCGACGGTCACGCCGACGCCGACGCCGACGCCGGACCTCGGGGTGGGGTCGGTGAACGTGTACACGACGCCGGTGGCAGGGGCGGACATCCTGCTCGACTACGCGGCGACGGGACAGACGACGAACTCGACGCTGGCGCAGGTACAGGCGGGGAGCCACGTGGTGTCGGTCTCCTTGGAGGGGATGTACCCGGCGCAGGCGCCGCAGGATGTGTGGGTGGTGGGGAGCGCGTCGACGGACGTGGTGTTCGTGCTGACGGAGGCGACGGGGGCGCTTGAGGTAAGGGCGTCGCCGGAGGCGAGCGCGGAGATCTACCTGGACTACAAGAACACGGGGCTGCTGACGGACGATACGATCGGGGACGTGGGGGTGGGGACGCACTACGTGACGGTGCGGAAGGACGGGATGGTCCCGCCGGGGGTGGTCGCGGCGGCGGTGACGGCGGGGTCGACGACGACGGTGGAGTTCGAGCTGTGGGCGGCGACCGAGTCGTGCCCGATCACAGTGGAGTCGGTGCCGACGGGGGCGGAGATCTACCTGGACTACATCGGGACGGGGCAGGTGACGAACGACACGCTTGCGGAGGTGGGGTACGGGACGCACGCGGTGACGGTGCTGCTGCCGGGGTACCTGAAGCCGCCGCCGCAGACGGTGGAGCTGTCGGCGTCCACCTGCGCGACGACGCTGGTGTTCACGCTGGTGGAGGCGGAGACCCCGACGGTCACCCCGACGCCCACCATCACCCCGACGCCGACGATCACCCCCACGCCCACCATCACGCCGACGCCCACCATCACGCCGCCGCCGACGATCACGCCGACGCCCACCATCACCCCGACGAGGACGCCGACGCCGGTTCTGCCGACGCCGACGCCCGACCTTTCCTACGGATGGATCGGCGTCTCCACGACCCCCGTCCCCGGCTCGGCGATCTTCCTGGATTTCATCTTCGACACGGGGCTCGACACGAACGCGGTCATCGGCCCGGTGGCGTCGGGAGTTCATAACGTCCTCGTGGAGCCGCTGGATCCGACGCCCATACCGGCGCCGAAGGCGGTGGCGGTGCTCGAAGGAGCCACCTCGGAGGTCTGGTTTGACCTCGGGCTCGGGATGGGCCTGATCGATGTGACCTCCTCCCCGGAGACCGGCGCGAGGATCTACCTCGACTACGCCGACACGGGTCTGGAGACAAACGACACGATCGCAAATGTTCCGGTGGGCACGCATTTCGTGTCGATACGCAAGGACGGTTTCGATCCGCCCGGCGTGCAGACGGCGGAGGTCCTCGCGGGCGAGACGACGTCGGTCGCCTTCGAGCTGCCGCCTGCGGGCCTATGCCCCGTCACGGTGACCTCGGATCCAAACCAGGCGGAGGTATACCTCGACTACATCCCGACGGGCCAGTTGACGGATGTCGTGCTCGCGGGGATCGGCTACGGGAAGCACGACGTGACCGTGCGGCGTAGCGGGTACCTGCTGCCGCCGCCGCAGACGGTGGAGCTCTCCGCCTCGACCTGTGCGACCTCGGTGCACTTCGCGCTGGTCGAGGAGCCGCCGACGGCGACCCCGACGCCGGGACCGACCGCCACGCCGACCGCCCCCCCGCCGCCGCCGCCGACGCCGACGCCGTTCCCCGGCGGACTTAAGGTCTGGCTGAACAACGCCGCACTCCGCCCGGGGGACACGTTCGAGGTGGCGGTGAGCTTCACGGACTCCGTCATCGACTTCGACGGCTACATGGTGATCGTGAGATCCGACGGGCGCGCCTGGTCGATCCTCCAGGGCAACCGGCTGGTCGAGGCGCTCCTCCCCATCGTCGCCGACGCGATGGAGATCCACTACCCGTGGGGGCCGGTGACGGTGCTCAGGATGCAGGTTCCCTACGGCGTGCCGGGCTACTACGCGGTGTACGGCGCGATACTCCCGCCGGGCACCCCGCCCACGCTCCAGAACGCCCGCGGTCCGTTCAGCCAGCTCGACATCGAGCCGTTCTACGTATCGCCCTGA
- a CDS encoding RsmE family RNA methyltransferase yields the protein MLRLRAGEQVAAFDGNGWTAQAEVRSLGGDSCTLAIVRERRLAKPARGFSVALALLKAPAMDLAVRACTELGALSIATFAAARSVPRVGGDADAKARAKRWQKIALEACRQCGRDFLPETAMRPGPDPAALLRGYDAAFVACLREGSPPLGELLARPAAAAASRLLIVTGPEGDFTPAELDALIAAGALPCRLTAEVLRAETAAAAGAALLSHHLLMGSQRGQTKTMRAE from the coding sequence GTGCTGCGCCTCCGCGCGGGGGAGCAGGTCGCCGCCTTCGACGGGAACGGCTGGACCGCGCAGGCGGAGGTGCGGTCGCTAGGCGGCGACTCGTGCACGCTCGCCATCGTCCGGGAGCGCCGCCTCGCCAAGCCCGCCCGCGGCTTCTCCGTCGCCCTGGCGCTTTTGAAGGCCCCCGCGATGGATCTCGCCGTGCGGGCCTGCACGGAGCTCGGGGCGCTCTCGATCGCGACGTTCGCCGCGGCGCGGAGCGTGCCGCGCGTCGGAGGGGACGCGGACGCGAAGGCGCGGGCGAAGCGCTGGCAGAAGATCGCCCTCGAGGCGTGCCGCCAGTGCGGACGCGATTTCCTGCCCGAGACCGCGATGCGTCCGGGACCGGACCCGGCTGCGCTGCTGCGCGGATATGACGCCGCATTCGTCGCCTGCCTCCGCGAGGGCAGCCCCCCGCTCGGCGAACTCCTCGCCCGGCCCGCGGCCGCGGCGGCGTCCCGCCTCCTCATCGTCACCGGCCCGGAGGGCGATTTCACGCCGGCCGAACTCGACGCCCTCATCGCGGCCGGGGCCCTCCCCTGCCGCCTCACAGCGGAGGTCCTACGCGCCGAGACCGCCGCCGCCGCCGGGGCGGCCCTCCTTTCCCATCATCTGCTCATGGGGTCGCAGCGCGGGCAAACGAAAACAATGCGGGCGGAATAA
- the alr gene encoding alanine racemase — protein MEKLYKTWAEIDLGAVRDNIARIRAKLGRGVHLLAVVKADAYGHGMTRISRVALRSGASWLGVSNIYEALKLRKAHPEARILVLSAGMVGHAEAIVRHRVTPVICSAAMLDAVSRAALRAGRAVDIHAVVDTGMGRIGVWHEGAFDFIRRARRTRGVRLQGISSHFACASDRDLSFATLQLDRFRRVLLKCRRAGIRVPLVHIANSGALLGLPASYFNLARIGIMLYGVYPSREVVKSVPLRAALTLKTEICYLKQVPPGRSISYCRSYATYRDTAIATIPIGYGDGYCRLLSNRGEVLVRGRRAPVVGNVTMDQTMIDVGHIPGARVGDEVVVIGRQGDDEITVNEVADLTGTIPYDVMCAMGKQVQHRIYTGE, from the coding sequence ATGGAAAAACTCTACAAGACGTGGGCCGAGATCGACCTGGGCGCGGTCCGGGACAACATCGCCCGGATACGCGCCAAGCTCGGGCGCGGCGTCCATCTCCTGGCGGTGGTCAAGGCCGACGCCTACGGGCACGGGATGACGCGGATATCCCGCGTCGCACTCCGGTCCGGGGCGAGCTGGCTCGGGGTGTCGAACATCTACGAGGCGCTGAAGCTGCGCAAGGCGCACCCCGAGGCCAGGATCCTCGTGCTCAGCGCCGGGATGGTCGGGCACGCAGAGGCGATCGTCCGGCACCGCGTTACCCCGGTCATCTGCTCCGCGGCGATGCTCGACGCGGTGTCGCGCGCGGCCCTCCGCGCCGGGCGCGCCGTGGACATCCACGCGGTGGTCGACACCGGGATGGGGCGCATCGGCGTCTGGCACGAGGGGGCGTTCGACTTCATACGCCGCGCGCGCCGCACCCGCGGGGTGCGGCTCCAGGGGATCTCGTCCCACTTCGCCTGCGCGTCCGACCGCGACCTCTCCTTCGCCACGCTCCAACTCGACCGGTTCCGGCGCGTGCTCCTGAAATGCCGGCGCGCGGGGATCCGCGTCCCCCTGGTGCATATCGCCAACAGCGGGGCGCTCCTCGGCCTCCCCGCCTCGTACTTCAACCTGGCCCGCATCGGGATCATGCTCTACGGCGTCTACCCGTCCCGGGAGGTGGTCAAGTCCGTCCCCCTGCGCGCCGCCCTCACCCTGAAGACCGAGATCTGTTACCTGAAGCAGGTGCCGCCCGGCCGGTCGATCAGTTACTGCCGGAGCTACGCCACCTACCGGGACACGGCGATCGCCACCATCCCGATCGGCTACGGCGACGGCTACTGCCGGCTCCTCTCGAACCGGGGCGAGGTCCTGGTCCGCGGCAGGCGCGCCCCCGTCGTCGGCAACGTCACGATGGACCAGACGATGATCGACGTCGGCCACATCCCCGGGGCGCGGGTCGGCGACGAGGTCGTGGTCATCGGGAGGCAGGGGGACGACGAGATCACCGTGAACGAGGTCGCCGATCTCACCGGCACCATCCCGTACGACGTGATGTGCGCCATGGGGAAGCAGGTCCAGCACCGGATCTACACGGGGGAATGA
- the grpE gene encoding nucleotide exchange factor GrpE, which translates to MTKDQAKGTEKKHETHDKKQVKTHLDIAMEKAQAMTQGAPAASPEKERAAAHELAALREKAAKADEYHDRMLRIAADLENYKKRAERDRLDLLKYGQEELMAELLGVIDNLERALAAAQTPADAKGLIDGVALIRRQFLSALGKFGLQPIEALGKPFNPEFHEAVAQVETDGHPEGTVVDETLRGYTLNGRLLRPSVVGVAAPPKGTGEETV; encoded by the coding sequence ATGACCAAGGACCAGGCCAAAGGCACCGAGAAGAAGCACGAGACGCACGACAAGAAACAGGTCAAGACGCACCTGGACATCGCGATGGAAAAGGCGCAGGCGATGACGCAGGGCGCACCGGCCGCCTCCCCGGAGAAGGAGCGCGCGGCGGCACACGAGCTCGCGGCGCTTCGGGAGAAGGCCGCCAAGGCCGACGAATACCACGATCGGATGCTTCGGATTGCCGCGGACCTGGAGAACTACAAGAAACGGGCCGAGCGCGACCGTCTCGACCTGCTCAAGTACGGGCAGGAGGAACTGATGGCGGAGCTGCTCGGCGTCATCGACAACCTGGAGCGGGCCCTCGCCGCCGCCCAAACGCCCGCCGACGCGAAGGGGCTCATCGACGGCGTCGCCCTCATCCGCAGGCAGTTCCTCTCCGCGCTGGGCAAGTTCGGGCTCCAACCGATCGAGGCGCTCGGCAAACCGTTCAACCCGGAGTTCCACGAGGCCGTTGCGCAGGTCGAGACCGACGGCCATCCCGAGGGAACGGTTGTGGATGAGACGCTCAGGGGCTACACGCTGAACGGACGGCTGCTCAGGCCCTCGGTGGTGGGCGTCGCGGCGCCCCCCAAGGGGACGGGCGAGGAGACGGTCTAG
- the dnaJ gene encoding molecular chaperone DnaJ, with translation MAKRDYYEVLGVARNAAAEEIKKAYRKLAVKHHPDKNPGDKTAEERFKEVSVAYEVLSDPEKRERYDRFGHAGLRGGPGGFGGFNGIDLEEALRTFMGAFGGGGSIFDNFFGFGGPRRGPARGDDLRHDLEITLEEAASGCTRDFSFPRLDFCGDCRGSGARAGTSRGPCVACGGHGVIEERVSGFFGMQIRRSPCPRCRGEGTTASDPCPRCRGEGRVRRRKKMSVKVPPGIETGSRLKIAGEGEAGAHGARAGDLYIVVHVKEHEIFQRHGDDILCEVPLGFVTAALGGTVDVPTLEGRVRLEVPEGTQTGKTFRLKGKGMPNVNGAGRGDQYVRVMLETPVGMTDEQKALLAKFAELGGERVHPISSSFIERAKKFFTGA, from the coding sequence ATGGCGAAGCGAGACTACTACGAGGTGCTCGGCGTGGCGAGGAACGCCGCCGCCGAGGAGATCAAGAAGGCCTACCGGAAACTCGCGGTCAAACACCATCCCGACAAGAACCCCGGGGACAAGACCGCCGAGGAGCGGTTCAAGGAGGTCTCCGTCGCCTACGAGGTCCTCAGCGACCCCGAGAAGCGCGAGCGCTACGACCGGTTCGGCCACGCGGGGCTCCGCGGGGGGCCGGGCGGCTTCGGCGGATTCAACGGGATCGACCTCGAGGAGGCGCTCCGCACGTTCATGGGCGCCTTCGGCGGCGGCGGGAGCATCTTCGACAACTTCTTCGGTTTCGGCGGGCCCCGCCGCGGGCCCGCGCGCGGCGACGACCTCCGCCACGACCTCGAGATCACCCTCGAGGAGGCGGCCTCCGGCTGCACGCGCGACTTCTCATTCCCCCGCCTCGACTTCTGCGGCGACTGCCGCGGGAGCGGCGCGCGGGCGGGGACCTCGCGCGGGCCGTGCGTCGCCTGCGGCGGGCACGGCGTCATCGAGGAACGGGTAAGCGGCTTCTTCGGGATGCAGATCCGCCGGAGCCCCTGCCCCCGCTGCCGCGGCGAGGGGACCACGGCGTCGGATCCGTGCCCCCGCTGCCGCGGCGAGGGTCGCGTGCGGCGCCGGAAGAAGATGTCGGTGAAGGTGCCCCCGGGCATCGAGACCGGCTCGCGCCTGAAGATCGCGGGGGAGGGCGAGGCGGGGGCGCACGGCGCCCGGGCGGGCGACCTGTACATCGTCGTCCACGTGAAGGAGCACGAGATCTTCCAGCGCCACGGCGACGACATCCTCTGCGAGGTGCCGCTGGGGTTCGTGACCGCGGCGCTCGGCGGCACGGTGGACGTCCCCACGCTGGAGGGGAGGGTCCGTCTGGAGGTCCCGGAGGGGACGCAGACCGGGAAGACGTTCCGCCTCAAGGGGAAGGGGATGCCGAACGTGAACGGCGCGGGGCGCGGCGACCAGTACGTGCGCGTCATGCTGGAGACCCCCGTCGGCATGACCGACGAGCAGAAGGCGCTCCTCGCGAAGTTCGCCGAACTTGGCGGCGAGCGAGTCCACCCGATAAGCAGCTCGTTCATCGAGCGCGCGAAGAAGTTTTTCACCGGCGCCTGA
- a CDS encoding CvpA family protein: MRFHLIDLLVVLVVVRGVILGHRRGLSGEVLRFLGILFALSLSFRYYPAAADRFAPWLPDDENIRIACGFLAVFLAVFAFFYMLNQAVRHLARIPVISTVEKLGGAALGGAKAFLFACAALILLALVKVDRISNAVSRNSFFGPLAISAVPGAYRLAVHVYPPARELPADDVIEQLPSVKVNVAPEVIRSTGPLSGGEEPPPPGARTGAFGGTRERKVR; this comes from the coding sequence ATGAGGTTTCACCTGATCGACCTGCTCGTCGTGCTGGTCGTCGTCCGCGGCGTCATCCTCGGGCACCGGCGGGGCCTCTCCGGGGAGGTGCTCCGCTTCCTCGGCATCCTGTTCGCCCTCTCCCTCTCCTTTCGCTACTACCCCGCCGCGGCGGACCGGTTCGCCCCCTGGCTCCCCGACGACGAGAACATCCGCATTGCCTGCGGCTTCCTCGCCGTCTTCCTCGCGGTCTTCGCCTTCTTCTACATGCTCAACCAGGCCGTCCGCCACCTCGCGCGGATCCCCGTCATCTCGACCGTCGAGAAGCTGGGCGGCGCGGCCCTGGGCGGGGCCAAGGCGTTCCTGTTCGCCTGCGCGGCGCTGATCCTTCTGGCCCTCGTCAAGGTCGACCGGATCTCGAACGCCGTGAGCCGGAACTCGTTCTTCGGGCCGCTGGCGATATCGGCGGTCCCGGGGGCGTACCGCCTGGCGGTCCACGTCTACCCGCCCGCGCGGGAGCTCCCCGCCGACGATGTGATCGAACAACTCCCGTCCGTGAAGGTGAACGTCGCGCCGGAGGTCATCAGGAGCACCGGCCCGCTTTCCGGGGGGGAGGAGCCGCCGCCTCCGGGCGCCCGCACGGGGGCGTTCGGGGGGACGAGGGAAAGGAAGGTCCGATGA
- a CDS encoding PEGA domain-containing protein — protein sequence MRRALPLVLFAVLTAGARPVPAQELHPRMRFTREEKRRWIEAYERASRVYLDPALKSIHESKDLLKYLSYVPAERDQGSCGNCWQWAGTGCMEISHTLQRGIMDRFSIQYLNSCASSLIGKDCCDGGTVENVAAFYNATRKAIPWSNAQAYWQDGDASCDTPCDTVADSPSYGIVSIAAETIPTHKIGQEDAIENIKNVLDQNRPVFFAFFLADDADWDVFFNFWNSSDEGSLFNFDYSCNHPWNPKQGGGHAVLCVGYDDEDPDDRYWLMLNSWGTTAGRPNGLFRVDMDIDYDCADTTPEYNLFWQTLNVVYQTEPTPTPTPKPSTTGALNVSSSPVQGAAIYLDYFSVGQLTNSILAAVHPGMHTVWVSHPAYPPQAPREGVEVVAGGVTPVTFELKDALQSGDILVESDPEKGAAIYLDYRNTGLVTDATLADIGPGTHYVTIRKDGTVPPGLQAAFVETGLTTPLLFGLWAATDSCPISVSSVPTGADIYLDYLPTGLVTDATIEEVGHGTHDVTVRKSGYLIPPPQTVELSAATCATSLVFELMAVPTPTPIPTPTPTPFAQGLRVWLNNAALRPGDTFEVAVSFTDSILDFDGYMVIVRSDGRAWSILPGNRLVEGLLPIVADALEIHHPWGPVTVFRMQIPYGVPGYYAVYAAILPSGTPPTLQNARGLYAQLDVEPARVLY from the coding sequence ATGAGAAGGGCGCTCCCACTCGTGCTTTTCGCGGTTCTGACGGCCGGGGCGCGCCCCGTCCCGGCGCAGGAGCTCCATCCCCGAATGCGGTTCACGCGGGAGGAGAAGCGCCGTTGGATCGAGGCCTACGAGCGCGCCTCCCGGGTCTATCTCGATCCCGCCCTGAAGTCGATCCACGAATCCAAGGACCTCCTCAAGTACCTCTCGTACGTCCCCGCGGAGCGGGACCAGGGGTCGTGCGGCAACTGCTGGCAGTGGGCGGGGACCGGCTGCATGGAGATCTCCCACACGCTCCAGCGCGGCATCATGGACCGTTTCTCGATCCAGTATCTGAACTCCTGTGCCTCCTCGCTGATAGGGAAGGACTGCTGCGACGGCGGGACGGTGGAGAACGTGGCCGCGTTTTACAACGCGACCCGGAAGGCGATCCCCTGGTCCAACGCGCAGGCGTATTGGCAGGACGGCGACGCCTCCTGCGACACCCCCTGCGACACCGTCGCGGATTCCCCCTCCTACGGCATAGTTTCGATCGCGGCCGAGACGATCCCGACGCACAAGATCGGGCAGGAGGACGCCATAGAGAACATCAAGAACGTCCTCGATCAGAACAGGCCGGTCTTCTTCGCGTTCTTTCTCGCCGACGACGCCGATTGGGATGTCTTCTTCAACTTCTGGAACAGCAGCGACGAGGGGAGCCTGTTCAATTTCGACTACTCCTGCAACCACCCGTGGAACCCCAAGCAGGGAGGCGGGCACGCGGTGCTCTGCGTGGGGTACGACGACGAAGACCCCGACGACCGCTACTGGCTGATGCTCAACAGCTGGGGCACCACGGCGGGCCGTCCGAACGGGCTCTTCCGGGTGGATATGGACATCGACTACGACTGCGCCGACACCACCCCCGAGTACAACCTCTTCTGGCAAACGCTGAACGTCGTCTATCAGACGGAACCGACCCCGACCCCGACGCCGAAACCCTCGACGACGGGCGCACTCAACGTCTCCAGCAGTCCGGTTCAGGGGGCGGCGATCTACCTGGACTACTTCAGCGTGGGGCAGCTCACGAACAGCATCCTGGCCGCCGTGCACCCGGGCATGCATACGGTGTGGGTCTCCCACCCGGCGTATCCGCCGCAGGCCCCGCGCGAGGGGGTGGAGGTCGTCGCGGGCGGGGTGACCCCGGTGACGTTCGAGCTCAAGGATGCCTTGCAGTCGGGCGATATCCTCGTCGAGTCGGACCCGGAAAAGGGCGCGGCGATTTACCTCGACTACCGCAACACCGGCCTGGTGACCGACGCGACGCTCGCCGACATCGGCCCGGGCACGCACTACGTGACGATACGGAAGGACGGCACGGTCCCGCCCGGTCTGCAGGCGGCCTTTGTGGAGACGGGGCTGACCACCCCGCTGCTCTTCGGGCTATGGGCGGCGACGGACTCCTGCCCGATCAGCGTCTCCTCGGTGCCCACGGGTGCGGATATCTACCTCGACTACCTGCCGACAGGACTTGTCACCGACGCCACCATCGAGGAGGTCGGGCATGGAACGCACGACGTCACGGTGCGCAAGAGCGGGTACCTGATACCGCCGCCGCAGACGGTGGAGCTGTCGGCGGCCACCTGCGCCACCTCGCTGGTCTTCGAACTGATGGCCGTGCCGACCCCGACCCCGATCCCGACGCCGACGCCGACGCCGTTCGCGCAGGGCCTGCGCGTCTGGCTGAACAACGCCGCGCTCCGCCCGGGGGACACGTTCGAGGTGGCGGTGAGCTTCACGGACTCCATCCTCGACTTCGACGGCTACATGGTGATCGTGAGATCCGACGGGCGCGCCTGGTCGATCCTCCCGGGCAACCGGCTGGTCGAGGGGCTCCTCCCCATCGTCGCCGACGCGCTGGAGATCCACCACCCGTGGGGGCCGGTGACGGTGTTCAGGATGCAGATTCCGTACGGCGTGCCGGGCTACTACGCGGTGTACGCCGCGATACTCCCGTCGGGCACCCCGCCCACGCTCCAAAACGCCCGCGGACTGTACGCGCAGCTTGACGTGGAACCCGCGCGGGTCCTGTATTAG